From a region of the Mercurialis annua linkage group LG1-X, ddMerAnnu1.2, whole genome shotgun sequence genome:
- the LOC126669862 gene encoding secreted RxLR effector protein 161-like, whose product MKAIPYANVVGSLMYAQICTRPDISFAVGVLGRFQSIPGKDHWIAAKRVLRYLQGTRDYMLTYRKVEHLELIGFTDLDFAGCSDDRKSTSGYLYKLTGGAVSLKSVKRLVQCCMFVHWYKFS is encoded by the exons ATGAAAGCAATACCATATGCTAATGTAGTTGGAAGCTTGATGTATGCTCAAATTTGCACTAGGCCGGATATTTCATTTGCAGTTGGTGTTCTGGGACGATTTCAATCTATTCCCGGAAAAGACCACTGGATTGCTGCTAAGAGAGTTTTGAGATATCTCCAAGGAACTAGAGATTACATGTTGACATATAGAAAAGTTGAACATCTTGAACTGATAGGGTTCACAGATTTAGATTTTGCTGGTTGTTCAGATGATAGGAAATCCACATCAGGTTATCTCTATAAACTAACAGGTGGGGCTGTCTCGTTGAAAAGTGTCAAAAG GTTGGTACAATGTTGTATGTTTGTGCATTGGTACAAATTTAGTTGA
- the LOC126669866 gene encoding uncharacterized protein LOC126669866, with protein MVKKSNGTYRMCVDFTDLNKGCPKDSFPLPNIDQLVDSTAGHALYAFLDAKAGYHQIPMASEDQEKTAFVTDQGLFCYKMMPFGLKNAGATYQRLVNSIFRDPIGKHMEVYVDDMIIKSVRTEDHPTDVKVVLETLKRYQLKLNPEKCVFGVPAGKFLGYMVSQRGIEANPDKIEEVLKMTPPRSIHEVQKLNGRITALGRFMSCSAKRCLPFFKTLKQIKNFTWTVECQTAFEELKSFLSAPPLLARPDPGDVLYLYISCSDKTIAGVLVSEKEGEQYPIYYVSKVLRDTELRYPKLEKLALCVYTATIKLRHYFEGHKVVVRTDQPLRKILQKAETSGRIAEWAVKVGSLGVIYEARKALKAQALADFFAELTFTEPMENKAVPWEIHVDGAVCGEGAGISVVLKGPGRVQMEYSARLEFPASNNVAEYEALITRLQLCEDLNISEAQIYSDSQLVVNQVSGNFEVKEATLKKYAKQAKTFFVYNGRSWSLQQLPRAMNGRSDELAKWAATRNYDSMKNIPHEVKQKPSFQEEIEEGEVLMVEGEETWMTPLTAYLADGILPKERTEAKRIVILSSKIGLYNGQLYKRSFTHPWLSCVNKEEGEYIMKELHEGTCGAHDGASTLVRKALLQGYYWPMMKEQATTLVRGCWPCQQHALFGIPKVLITDNGKQFDSAKFRKFYAEYQINLRFTSVCHPQSNGQTEVANRILLAGIKRRLDEYQGRWVEELYSVIWNYRTTPRESTGETPFAPAYGTEAVIPVEIGAPTPRTEDNQLNLEENEAELRNNLDLLVEKINRSDIRMEAYR; from the exons ATGGTGAAAAAGTCCAATGGCACTTACCGAATGTGTGTAGACTTCACAGATCTGAACAAGGGATGTCCCAAAGATAGCTTCCCGCTGCCAAACATCGATCAATTAGTGGACTCCACAGCAGGCCACGCCCTATATGCGTTCCTAGACGCCAAAGCAGGATACCATCAAATACCCATGGCATCAGAAGACCAGGAAAAAACGGCTTTCGTAACGGACCAGGGGTTATTTTGTTATAAGATGATGCCATTCGGCTTGAAAAATGCAGGAGCCACATATCAGCGGCTGGTGAACTCCATATTCAGAGATCCGATCGGAAAacacatggaagtttatgtggatgacatgattATTAAGAGCGTCAGGACTGAAGACCACCCAACAGATGTGAAGGTAGTCCTAGAAACACTGAAAAGATACCAATTAAAGCTAAATCCGGAGAAGTGTGTATTCGGAGTACCAGCGGGCAAGTTTTTGGGATACATGGTCTCTCAGCGTGGGATCGAAGCCAACCCAGACAAAATTGAAGAAGTTCTAAAAATGACACCACCCCGGAGCATACACGAAGTCCAGAAACTCAACGGCCGGATCACGGCCCTAGGTCGATTCATGTCCTGCTCGGCGAAGCGATGCTTACCTTTCTTCAAGACGCTGAAGCAGATCAAGAACTTCACATGGACGGTAGAATGCCAGACGGCGTTTGAGGAATTGAAAAGCTTCCTCTCGGCACCCCCACTCTTGGCGAGACCAGATCCGGGCGAcgtattatatttatatatctctTGTTCTGACAAAACAATAGCAGGAGTACTGGTATCGGAGAAAGAAGGAGAACAATACCCGATCTACTACGTCAGCAAGGTGCTCAGGGATACCGAGCTAAGATACCCAAAGTTGGAGAAACTGGCGTTATGTGTATACACCGCCACAATTAAACTCCGACATTACTTTGAAGGACACAAAGTTGTTGTACGGACCGACCAACCATTACGAAAAATCCTCCAGAAGGCGGAAACAAGTGGACGTATAGCGGAATGGGCTGTCAAGGTAGGAAGCTTGGGCGTTATCTATGAAGCCCGAAAAGCCTTGAAGGCTCAAGCACTAGCCGACTTCTTCGCAGAATTAACATTTACGGAACCGATGGAAAACAAAGCAGTTCCCTGGGAAATACACGTCGACGGAGCAGTTTGTGGAGAAGGAGCAGGAATCAGTGTCGTACTCAAAGGACCAGGGAGAGTCCAAATGGAATACTCAGCAAGACTCGAATTTCCAGCTTCCAACAATGTTGCGGAATATGAGGCGCTAATAACAAGATTACAGTTGTGTGAAGACCTCAATATCTCCGAAGCCCAGATTTACAGCGACTCACAACTGGTCGTGAACCAAGTCTCAGGGAACTTCGAAGTAAAGGAAGCTACACTGAAGAAATACGCCAAGCAAGCCAAAACCTTCTTCGTCTACAATGGGCGATCTTGGTCATTACAACAATTACCTAGAGCAATGAATGGAAGGTCAGACGAATTAGCAAAGTGGGCCGCAACAAGGAATTACGATTCAATGAAAAACATCCCTCACGAAGTCAAACAAAAACCCAGCTTCCAAGAGGAAATTGAAGAAGGCGAAGTACTAATGGTGGAAGGAGAAGAAACCTGGATGACTCCCCTCACGGCATATTTAGCTGATGGAATACTCCCCAAGGAAAGAACGGAAGCCAAAAGGATAGTCATACTATCATCCAAGATCGGACTATACAATGGCCAGCTATACAAACGGTCATTCACCCATCCCTGGCTGAGCTGTGTTAACAAAGAAGAAGGAGAGTATATCATGAAGGAACTACACGAGGGGACCTGCGGAGCACATGATGGAGCGTCAACTCTTGTCAGGAAAGCCCTATTACAAGGCTACTATTGGCCTATGATGAAAGAGCAAGCAACAACACTGGTAAGAGGATGTTGGCCTTGCCAACAACATGCTTTG TTCGGAATACCGAAGGTGCTGATCACAGACAATGGAAAGCAGTTCGACTCAGCAAAATTCAGAAAGTTCTATGCAGAATATCAGATCAATCTAAGGTTCACCTCGGTTTGCCATCCACAATCAAATGGGCAAACCGAAGTGGCCAATAGAATTCTATTGGCCGGAATAAAAAGAAGACTAGACGAATACCAAGGAAGATGGGTAGAAGAACTCTACAGCGTCATATGGAACTACCGTACCACCCCTAGAGAATCAACGGGCGAAACTCCGTTCGCCCCAGCCTATGGAACGGAGGCTGTAATTCCTGTAGAGATTGGCGCGCCTACACCAAGGACAGAAGACAACCAGCTGAACCTAGAAGAAAACGAAGCAGAACTCAGGAACAATCTGGATCTCTTGGTCGAAAAAATCAACAGATCAGATATCAGGATGGAAGCCTACAGATAA